A single Branchiostoma floridae strain S238N-H82 chromosome 11, Bfl_VNyyK, whole genome shotgun sequence DNA region contains:
- the LOC118425350 gene encoding somatostatin receptor type 1-like, with product MDEEDADITANVSRCCISAIGMLANLLILFIVTRYPAMRTACNVYVANLAATDFALCLLALIQSIVGISEPPSAPQEGSSGLSLSYMRSCDIGRIFVVFLGSASVFLLTVIAVERYRAITNPLSSRQHGTVKHSRRISALVWMVAVLAAVMDTIARNVVTEDWTFTGASLYTGASCVMLKIESSDASHPFFVMLLLSFLFLYVLPSCIIIPLYILILIQVRRSRRLAVIETRSGDQAFLVVFVVTIFFLVTMLPFYIMSFLIHSFDPNKNYNITGVSIALSFLVFNSVANPFLYALLGRNFRNQLKRMLCCKQDTMTTIQTISATSLSAGSVGQTQATDLDETGEYQATGGTGQTMVTVETGQTQPTGQNLATNGTGQIQATVETGQTQATVETGQTQATVETGQTQATV from the coding sequence ATGGATGAAGAGGACGCGGATATTACGGCCAACGTTTCTCGCTGCTGCATTTCTGCCATAGGGATGCTGGCGAACTTGCTCATCTTGTTCATCGTGACACGCTACCCCGCCATGCGGACTGCTTGCAACGTGTACGTGGCTAATCTGGCGGCGACTGACTTCGCTCTCTGCCTCCTCGCCCTCATCCAGTCCATAGTTGGCATTTCCGAACCACCTTCTGCGCCACAGGAAGGGTCCTCAGGTTTGAGTTTGTCCTACATGCGAAGCTGTGACATCGGCCGTATCTTCGTGGTTTTCCTTGGCTCTGCAAGCGTCTTCTTGCTGACAGTCATCGCCGTGGAACGCTACAGGGCGATAACAAACCCCCTGAGCAGCAGACAACACGGGACCGTGAAACACTCGCGAAGGATCAGTGCTCTGGTGTGGATGGTGGCCGTCCTGGCTGCAGTTATGGACACGATCGCCAGGAACGTTGTCACCGAAGACTGGACTTTCACAGGCGCTAGTTTGTACACTGGAGCCTCGTGTGTCATGTTAAAGATTGAATCGTCTGATGCCAGTCATCCCTTCTTTGTCATGTTGCTCTTGTCCTTTTTGTTCCTCTACGTTTTGCCCAGTTGTATTATAATCCCTCTGTACATCCTCATATTGATCCAAGTGCGGCGGTCTCGCCGTCTGGCCGTGATAGAGACCAGGTCGGGTGACCAGGCGTTTCTCGTTGTGTTCGTCGTGACAATTTTCTTTCTCGTCACAATGCTTCCTTTCTATATCATGTCttttctcattcattcatttgatcCGAACAAAAACTACAATATAACCGGTGTATCTATAGCGCTTTCCTTCCTTGTGTTCAACTCAGTGGCAAACCCGTTTCTCTACGCTCTTCTTGGAAGAAACTTTCGCAACCAACTGAAGAGGATGCTCTGCTGTAAACAGGACACAATGACAACGATACAGACCATCAGCGCAACAAGTCTTTCTGCAGGATCTGTAGGACAAACCCAGGCTACAGATCTAGACGAGACGGGAGAATACCAGGCGACAGGCGGGACAGGCCAGACCATGGTTACAGTCgagacaggacagacccagCCTACAGGACAAAACCTGGCTACAAACGGGACAGGACAGATCCAGGCTACAGTAgagacaggacagacccaggctacagtagagacaggacagacccaggctacGGTGgagacaggacagacccaggctaca